In the Tessaracoccus lacteus genome, TCTTCGCCCCCACGCTGGCCAGGGAGGGAACTAGCCTGAGGCTCATCGCCTACGTCGCGAACCACCTGACGCGCGACACGCACCCCTAGGAGCAACCGTGACCGCACTCATCACCCGCGTCCTCACCGCCGGCAACAGCGACCCGGCCGGGCCGCCGATCCACGAGAACAACACGTGGCTGATCGGCGACGAGGCCGAGGTCGTCGTCATCGACCCCGCGCACGACGCCAACGCCGTCCTCGCCGTCGTCGGAGACCGTCGCGTCGTCGCGGTGCTGATCACGCACGGCCACTGGGACCACATCCGCAAGGCCGCCGAGCTCGGGCACAGGGTGGGTGTGACGCCGAGGATGCACCCCGCCGACGCGTTCCTCTGGCGTGAGGAGCTCGGCGACGAACCCTTCGAC is a window encoding:
- a CDS encoding MBL fold metallo-hydrolase; protein product: MTALITRVLTAGNSDPAGPPIHENNTWLIGDEAEVVVIDPAHDANAVLAVVGDRRVVAVLITHGHWDHIRKAAELGHRVGVTPRMHPADAFLWREELGDEPFDELADGAVVEVAGTGLKARHTPGHTPGSTSILADDLGAVFTGDTLFPGGPGATRWDYSSFDTIIESLEGLFTLPDDTVVHPGHGDSTTIGTEAPHLEEWIERGW